A genomic stretch from Spirochaetota bacterium includes:
- a CDS encoding mannonate dehydratase yields MIKIAELLPPRPSSLWKMVQQCGVTYVVGGMQLYAGWESMPKDFWPWSYNSLVHIKTTYEDAGFKLEVIESRPPMEKIKLGLPGRDEEIENVIMLIQNMGKLGITVWCYEWMPVFGWTRTSTTTPVRGGALATSYDHSFMEKAPPTEYGIVTEETLWKNLEYFLKAVVPEAEKAGVKLALHPDDPPLSPIRGVSRIMRSCENFQKLLDIYPSPVNGIALCQGNFALMTDDLPAIIRRFGKQRKIFFVHFRNVRGTPYKFTETFHDDGMIDMYECMKAYYEVGFDGAMRPDHVPTMEGDSNDNPAYSSIGRLFALGYMKGLLEAVEKSEKNTR; encoded by the coding sequence ATGATTAAAATTGCTGAACTTCTACCACCTCGTCCTTCTTCGCTATGGAAGATGGTACAACAGTGTGGTGTTACGTATGTTGTAGGTGGTATGCAATTGTATGCAGGATGGGAAAGCATGCCTAAAGATTTTTGGCCATGGAGTTATAATTCTTTAGTGCATATCAAAACTACGTATGAAGATGCTGGATTTAAACTGGAAGTCATTGAATCCCGTCCACCAATGGAAAAAATAAAATTGGGATTACCGGGAAGGGATGAAGAAATTGAAAATGTAATTATGCTTATACAGAATATGGGCAAACTTGGTATTACTGTTTGGTGTTATGAGTGGATGCCTGTATTTGGATGGACCAGAACATCAACAACCACACCGGTGCGTGGTGGAGCACTGGCAACCTCATATGATCACTCATTTATGGAAAAAGCTCCACCAACTGAGTATGGAATAGTTACCGAAGAAACATTATGGAAAAATTTGGAGTATTTTTTGAAAGCAGTAGTGCCTGAGGCTGAAAAAGCTGGAGTAAAATTAGCCCTGCACCCTGACGATCCCCCTCTATCACCCATACGCGGTGTGTCACGCATTATGCGCTCTTGTGAAAATTTCCAGAAGCTATTGGATATTTATCCAAGCCCGGTTAATGGGATTGCGCTATGTCAGGGAAATTTTGCTCTAATGACGGATGATCTTCCAGCAATAATCAGAAGATTTGGGAAACAGCGAAAAATATTTTTTGTGCACTTTAGAAATGTACGGGGAACACCCTATAAGTTTACTGAAACTTTCCATGATGATGGCATGATTGATATGTATGAATGCATGAAGGCGTACTATGAAGTTGGATTTGATGGAGCCATGCGTCCTGATCATGTACCTACAATGGAGGGCGATAGTAATGATAATCCGGCCTATTCATCAATAGGCAGGCTTTTTGCATTAGGATATATGAAAGGGTTACTTGAAGCAGTTGAAAAAAGTGAAAAAAATACACGGTGA
- the glgX gene encoding glycogen debranching protein GlgX, with protein sequence MQTVKHHHFVTLPGAPLPLGVHLDRHGARFALFSRHATAVSILLFASSETEEYIEIELDPKLNKTGDIWHIWIAGIREGQLYGYKVDGPYNPLEGHRFNKNKLILDPYAKAISGNHIWDFSKACGYSKGHPDEDLSFSTDKNYKESPKCIVVDTEFDWYDRPIQTPMEDTIIYELHVKGFTFHPSSRVTHRGTYKGLSEKIPYLKQLGITAVELMPIQEFDEFENININPLTGERLKNYWGYSTIAFFAPKSTYSASGTMGQQINEFKEMIRDFHEAGIEVFLDVVFNHTAEGDHLGPTINFKGLDNSIYYMLKENKRFYQNFSGCGNTVNCNHPLVRDFILDCLRYWVVDMHVDGFRFDLASILGRDQDGNILQNPPLIEKISEDPILRNTKIIAEAWDAGGAYLIGHFPGRWAEWNGKFRDDVRRFWRGDNDTVFNFMQRIIGSPDIYQRTNRSPLHSINFITCHDGFTMLDLVSFNEKHNIANGENNQDGENNNLSCNYGVEGLDAPPDIIKIRRQQIKNFFTTLLLSQGVPMILAGDEMGRTQQGNNNAYCQDNEISWVNWDRLQQFDDIRRFVEHLIQFRKMHPVLRQKRFLSGTIEQGFTHPDCVWHGVNCHNPDVSYYSHSIALHLNGAYANLSSGLPDNDIYIIYNASEYDLLFSLPKPFNGSHWVRVVDTSLQSPDDITVQGAPLPSQETIFSKKRSAIVLISAMS encoded by the coding sequence ATGCAAACCGTAAAACACCATCATTTTGTTACATTACCCGGAGCACCACTGCCGTTAGGAGTACACTTAGACAGGCATGGGGCACGGTTTGCACTTTTCAGCCGCCATGCTACTGCTGTTTCCATACTCCTTTTTGCTTCATCCGAAACTGAGGAATATATTGAAATTGAACTTGATCCAAAGCTCAATAAAACCGGCGATATATGGCACATCTGGATTGCAGGAATACGGGAAGGACAGCTATATGGATATAAGGTTGATGGGCCTTACAATCCACTGGAAGGCCACCGCTTTAACAAAAACAAGCTCATATTAGACCCTTACGCAAAAGCTATAAGTGGTAACCATATATGGGATTTCAGTAAAGCATGTGGATATAGTAAGGGACACCCTGATGAAGACCTTTCTTTTTCCACAGACAAGAACTATAAGGAGTCGCCAAAATGCATTGTGGTTGATACAGAATTTGACTGGTATGATCGCCCCATTCAGACTCCCATGGAAGATACTATTATTTATGAGCTGCATGTGAAAGGGTTCACCTTCCATCCTTCGTCCCGGGTTACCCATAGAGGAACATATAAAGGGCTTTCTGAAAAAATCCCCTACCTAAAGCAATTAGGTATAACTGCTGTAGAGCTTATGCCCATTCAGGAATTTGATGAATTTGAAAATATTAATATTAACCCATTGACCGGTGAGCGGCTAAAAAACTACTGGGGTTACAGCACTATAGCCTTTTTTGCACCCAAATCAACTTATTCTGCAAGTGGCACCATGGGGCAGCAGATTAATGAATTTAAAGAAATGATCCGTGATTTTCACGAAGCGGGTATTGAAGTGTTTCTTGATGTTGTTTTTAATCATACTGCCGAAGGTGACCATTTGGGACCAACAATAAATTTTAAAGGCCTGGACAACTCCATTTATTATATGCTGAAAGAAAATAAGCGTTTTTACCAGAACTTTTCAGGATGCGGTAATACGGTTAACTGTAACCATCCGCTGGTGCGTGACTTCATACTTGATTGCCTGCGCTACTGGGTTGTGGACATGCATGTTGATGGATTCAGGTTTGACCTGGCATCAATATTAGGGCGCGATCAGGATGGCAATATCTTGCAAAACCCACCGTTGATAGAAAAAATATCTGAAGATCCCATACTGCGTAATACAAAGATAATTGCAGAAGCCTGGGATGCAGGCGGAGCATACTTGATTGGCCATTTTCCGGGAAGATGGGCCGAATGGAATGGAAAATTCCGTGATGATGTGCGCCGCTTTTGGCGGGGTGATAATGATACTGTTTTCAACTTTATGCAGCGCATTATTGGCAGTCCCGATATCTACCAGCGCACAAACAGAAGCCCATTGCATAGTATCAACTTTATCACCTGCCATGACGGATTCACCATGCTTGATTTAGTTTCGTTTAACGAAAAACATAACATAGCCAATGGTGAAAACAATCAGGATGGCGAAAATAATAACTTAAGTTGCAATTATGGTGTTGAAGGGTTAGATGCCCCACCGGACATTATAAAAATTCGCAGGCAACAGATAAAGAATTTCTTTACCACGCTGCTGCTATCACAGGGTGTGCCCATGATACTTGCTGGCGATGAGATGGGCCGAACACAACAGGGCAACAACAACGCATACTGCCAGGACAATGAGATTTCCTGGGTTAATTGGGACAGATTACAGCAATTTGATGATATCAGACGGTTTGTAGAGCATTTGATTCAATTTCGTAAAATGCATCCGGTACTCAGGCAAAAGCGCTTTTTATCAGGTACTATCGAACAAGGGTTTACACATCCTGATTGCGTGTGGCACGGCGTTAACTGCCATAATCCTGACGTAAGTTACTACAGTCATTCCATTGCCTTGCATCTTAATGGGGCGTATGCAAATCTTTCATCAGGTCTACCTGACAATGACATATATATCATATACAATGCATCTGAATATGATCTTTTGTTTTCATTGCCAAAACCATTTAACGGCAGCCACTGGGTACGCGTGGTTGACACCTCATTGCAATCACCGGATGACATTACGGTACAGGGTGCACCTCTTCCATCTCAGGAAACAATTTTTAGCAAAAAAAGGTCGGCTATTGTTTTGATTTCGGCCATGTCATGA
- a CDS encoding AAA family ATPase has translation MKKLPIGIQSFEKIRTGEYYYVDKTPFVAQLASEGTYYFLSRPRRFGKSLFLDTLRQAFLGKRDLFKGLYLEKNWDWDVKYPVIYIDFGGRSIENADHLKKHIIEKLEQAQSELDVVCSKKTQYDFCFEEMIRKSYEKYKEKVVVLIDEYDKPILDRIEDKEEATSIREVLKNFYSVLKPLDVYLKFVFLTGVSKFSKVSLFSGLNQLNDITIDERYSTLCGYTQEELENVFVEELKGEDLEAIKCWYNGYAWLGESVYNPFDILLYLQKRKFHPYWFETGTPNFLIKLLVQKRFYMPNLAELVASENLIGSFDVDAIEPENLLFQTGYLTIKGYEPIPNGYLYYLTYPNKEVKIALNNYSISYLTQKGFEATRFVASLIKGLKEDNVETFKVVLKSLFASIPYEWYRSNEIAGYEGYYASVVYSFLSGAGFEMVAEDYTSKGRIDLTILYEGRCYILEFKVVELEPEGKALAQLEEKKYAEKYRGKFEDIYLIGIEFSKEQKDLVGFEWKREG, from the coding sequence GTGAAAAAATTACCCATAGGAATACAAAGTTTTGAAAAGATAAGAACCGGTGAATATTATTATGTAGATAAAACTCCTTTTGTGGCACAGCTTGCCAGTGAAGGAACATATTACTTTTTATCACGCCCCAGGCGTTTTGGGAAATCCTTGTTTCTGGATACATTACGGCAGGCGTTTTTAGGAAAAAGGGATTTATTCAAAGGGCTATACTTAGAGAAGAATTGGGACTGGGATGTTAAATATCCGGTTATATATATAGATTTTGGTGGAAGAAGTATTGAGAACGCAGATCATTTAAAGAAACACATAATAGAAAAGCTTGAACAAGCTCAATCTGAACTTGATGTGGTGTGTAGCAAAAAGACCCAATATGATTTTTGTTTTGAAGAGATGATAAGGAAAAGCTATGAGAAATACAAAGAAAAAGTAGTAGTTCTTATAGACGAGTATGATAAACCAATATTAGATAGGATTGAAGACAAAGAAGAAGCTACAAGTATACGAGAAGTTTTAAAGAACTTTTATAGCGTGCTAAAACCCCTGGATGTGTATTTGAAATTTGTATTTTTAACGGGAGTATCTAAATTTTCAAAGGTTTCATTGTTTTCAGGGTTAAATCAGCTCAATGATATAACGATTGATGAAAGGTACTCAACCCTATGTGGATACACACAAGAGGAGTTAGAAAATGTATTTGTAGAAGAATTAAAGGGCGAAGATTTGGAAGCAATTAAGTGCTGGTATAATGGCTATGCATGGCTTGGTGAGAGTGTTTACAATCCGTTTGATATATTGTTATATTTACAAAAAAGAAAATTTCATCCCTATTGGTTTGAGACAGGTACACCAAATTTTTTAATTAAGCTTTTGGTACAGAAAAGATTTTACATGCCAAACTTAGCAGAACTGGTGGCATCAGAAAATCTTATTGGTAGCTTTGATGTTGATGCCATAGAGCCAGAGAATCTGCTTTTCCAGACGGGGTATCTTACTATTAAAGGATATGAGCCTATTCCTAACGGATATCTGTATTATTTAACATATCCCAATAAGGAAGTGAAGATAGCTTTAAATAATTATAGTATAAGTTATCTAACGCAGAAGGGGTTTGAGGCAACAAGGTTTGTAGCAAGTCTTATTAAAGGTTTAAAAGAAGATAACGTTGAAACTTTTAAAGTAGTTTTGAAGTCGCTTTTTGCAAGCATACCGTATGAGTGGTACAGAAGCAATGAGATAGCAGGGTATGAAGGGTATTATGCAAGTGTGGTGTATAGTTTTTTGTCAGGTGCAGGTTTTGAGATGGTGGCCGAAGATTACACCAGCAAGGGGAGGATAGATTTAACGATACTGTATGAGGGAAGATGTTATATTTTGGAATTTAAGGTAGTGGAACTGGAGCCAGAAGGTAAAGCATTGGCACAGCTTGAAGAGAAGAAGTATGCAGAAAAATACAGGGGAAAATTTGAAGATATATATCTTATTGGGATAGAGTTTAGCAAAGAGCAGAAGGATTTGGTTGGATTTGAGTGGAAGCGGGAAGGGTGA
- a CDS encoding cyclic nucleotide-binding domain-containing protein, with amino-acid sequence MVQEQFKVVNYLANSFIVVEGKRNADNFYIIRQGKVKLVKENPIAQETNPLLGPGDFFGVIPCMSGHAHIESAVALTDVSLISVQRDQFGILIQKNPAVAMKIIRFFSRKLREFDQAITRLTFANAVEEDPEHLFKIGEYYLKKKNLPHAAYALQRYIQHCPTGTNRDKAIAHLKSINAPLKVPENPQKNSLTRLYKDNQMIFCENEPGDELYIIQGGKVKITKIVDEEVLLAVLKPGDIFGEMALLENRPRSASAITFGDTTLMAINRQNFETMVQTQPQLATRLIQLLSERIWTAYRQLENLMIRDPLGRMYDTLLIQVEKQKVRIAPKESFTFDFGVKELLNMVGIPQDKGDHLVVELLEDKNITLDEGKLICTNLEELEKTVNFYKKKSALERKREASKSS; translated from the coding sequence ATGGTGCAGGAACAGTTTAAAGTTGTAAATTATCTGGCTAATTCTTTCATAGTCGTTGAAGGCAAGCGCAACGCCGATAATTTTTATATTATCCGGCAGGGTAAAGTTAAGCTTGTCAAGGAAAACCCTATTGCCCAGGAAACCAATCCTCTATTAGGACCAGGGGATTTCTTTGGTGTTATCCCCTGCATGAGCGGGCATGCCCATATTGAAAGTGCCGTTGCTTTGACCGATGTATCGCTCATTTCAGTACAGCGCGACCAGTTTGGCATACTCATCCAGAAAAACCCTGCGGTTGCCATGAAGATTATCCGCTTTTTTTCCCGTAAACTCAGGGAATTTGACCAGGCTATTACACGACTGACGTTTGCCAATGCTGTTGAAGAGGACCCCGAACACCTATTTAAGATTGGCGAGTATTACCTTAAAAAGAAAAACCTGCCCCATGCTGCATACGCATTACAGCGCTATATTCAGCATTGTCCAACCGGCACAAACCGGGATAAGGCAATAGCTCATCTGAAATCAATCAATGCCCCGCTCAAGGTTCCTGAAAATCCTCAGAAAAACAGTCTCACCCGATTATATAAAGATAACCAGATGATATTCTGTGAAAACGAACCGGGAGATGAACTCTACATTATTCAGGGCGGCAAGGTAAAGATTACCAAAATTGTTGATGAAGAGGTGTTGCTTGCAGTGCTAAAGCCTGGCGATATCTTTGGTGAAATGGCATTGCTGGAAAACAGGCCACGAAGCGCTTCAGCTATTACTTTTGGCGATACCACACTTATGGCTATCAACCGGCAAAATTTTGAAACAATGGTTCAAACACAACCGCAGCTTGCAACCAGGCTTATACAGCTTTTAAGTGAACGTATCTGGACAGCCTACCGGCAGCTTGAAAATTTGATGATTCGTGATCCGTTGGGAAGAATGTATGATACATTGCTAATACAGGTAGAAAAACAGAAAGTACGTATAGCCCCCAAAGAAAGCTTTACTTTTGATTTTGGAGTTAAAGAGCTTCTCAATATGGTGGGAATCCCACAGGATAAGGGCGACCACTTAGTAGTGGAATTGCTTGAAGACAAAAATATTACACTTGACGAAGGCAAGCTCATCTGCACTAACTTAGAAGAGCTTGAAAAGACTGTAAACTTTTATAAGAAAAAATCAGCTTTAGAACGCAAACGTGAAGCCAGCAAGAGTAGTTAA
- a CDS encoding FadR/GntR family transcriptional regulator — MKKIHGDLHMDTIQPIKRNKLTRSIVDVLLANIKNATIPPGSKLPPERELMQKLGVGRSTLREAIQSLALMGILEVKPGEGTFVRTIAKEDIIGPHIFVPLIDAESMANFFEARLLIEPHIAELAAKRRNAQDIASIEETLLKTKQSIERNEDVDHCAGQFHLQIAKASQNIVCVRFLEAILSFLVGRRENAEHNKDFLQWEYESHEKIFKAIKQGDESKAYKTMEQHIQVVLQWYKKLDVI; from the coding sequence GTGAAAAAAATACACGGTGATTTGCATATGGATACTATACAACCTATTAAACGCAATAAACTTACTCGCTCAATAGTCGATGTACTTCTGGCTAATATTAAAAATGCCACTATACCGCCAGGAAGCAAATTGCCACCTGAACGTGAATTGATGCAGAAATTAGGCGTGGGGCGGTCAACCTTACGCGAGGCCATACAATCGTTAGCCCTAATGGGGATTTTAGAGGTAAAACCAGGTGAAGGAACATTTGTAAGAACTATCGCCAAAGAAGATATCATTGGGCCTCATATTTTTGTTCCACTCATTGATGCTGAAAGCATGGCCAATTTTTTTGAAGCGCGCCTTTTGATTGAGCCGCATATTGCAGAATTGGCAGCAAAAAGAAGAAATGCCCAGGATATTGCGTCAATTGAAGAAACGCTGTTAAAGACAAAGCAGAGTATAGAAAGAAATGAAGATGTGGATCACTGTGCAGGTCAATTCCATTTACAGATTGCAAAGGCCTCACAGAACATTGTGTGCGTTCGCTTTCTTGAAGCTATTCTTTCATTTTTGGTGGGAAGGCGCGAAAATGCTGAACATAACAAAGACTTTTTGCAATGGGAGTATGAATCGCATGAAAAAATCTTTAAGGCAATAAAACAGGGGGATGAATCGAAAGCGTATAAAACTATGGAACAACATATACAGGTTGTTTTACAGTGGTATAAAAAATTAGATGTTATATGA
- a CDS encoding RraA family protein, whose product MTPVYSYDEIIMLCERLEKTYTPAVCDTLDEMGFMHQALCAGFTPIMPKAAVAGPAFTMEEAKTRKSTRLKEYDPEFVAKVLEDLFGTMQKGQVVAVNANEFYGAGAWGELMSTTCKYFGGVKGAVVDGPIRDINRILEIEFPVWARGNIPTDSIGRVDLVGMGAPIWCGGVRVNPGDIIFADCDGVVVIPIKDVDLKEVVEKAEEVVQAERRSRQEIRQGKSLLDVYRKYGKL is encoded by the coding sequence ATGACACCAGTATATTCTTATGATGAAATAATAATGCTGTGTGAGCGTTTGGAAAAAACCTACACACCGGCAGTATGCGACACGCTTGATGAAATGGGATTTATGCATCAGGCACTGTGTGCAGGCTTTACACCAATTATGCCAAAAGCTGCTGTTGCAGGGCCTGCGTTTACCATGGAAGAAGCAAAAACGCGCAAAAGCACACGGTTAAAGGAGTATGATCCAGAATTTGTTGCAAAAGTACTGGAGGACCTATTTGGCACCATGCAAAAGGGACAGGTTGTGGCGGTTAATGCTAATGAATTTTATGGTGCAGGGGCATGGGGTGAGCTTATGTCAACAACCTGTAAATACTTTGGTGGTGTGAAGGGTGCTGTGGTGGATGGCCCCATTCGTGATATTAATCGGATACTTGAAATTGAATTTCCTGTATGGGCACGCGGCAACATCCCTACTGATTCAATAGGCAGGGTAGATTTGGTTGGTATGGGTGCACCTATATGGTGTGGGGGTGTGCGCGTAAATCCGGGTGATATCATCTTTGCCGACTGCGATGGTGTGGTGGTTATTCCCATTAAGGATGTAGATTTGAAAGAGGTAGTTGAAAAAGCTGAGGAGGTTGTTCAGGCCGAACGTCGTTCACGCCAGGAAATACGACAGGGGAAATCTTTGTTAGATGTATACCGTAAGTATGGGAAGCTGTAG
- a CDS encoding MBL fold metallo-hydrolase, translating into MEIKFTLIGQATVGIHIDGIVFMTDPWWGSFEFLRAVPLPVDPEKIEPIHYMLVSHNHIDHWCDRAIRLAKERDCEVIGSINAVKRAQKKGVKKIHALTPGEHSDCRGVRVIAVPAFHPFAKDAIGFILQKGDITLYFSGDTRYNELLHKALTPYKVSIAMIQVACSTYPLVGKDGMDLEAASHFVEKVKPEIVIPIHYHIKGKYLSLEQLQNWNIKAKKIILPHGTEYVLHL; encoded by the coding sequence ATGGAAATTAAATTCACATTAATTGGACAGGCAACGGTTGGTATACATATAGATGGAATAGTATTTATGACCGATCCCTGGTGGGGATCATTTGAATTCTTGCGAGCCGTTCCCTTACCTGTGGATCCAGAAAAAATTGAACCCATTCATTATATGCTGGTTTCACATAATCATATTGATCACTGGTGTGACAGAGCAATAAGATTAGCAAAGGAAAGAGATTGTGAGGTTATTGGATCAATCAATGCAGTCAAACGGGCACAAAAGAAAGGTGTGAAAAAAATTCATGCTCTGACCCCGGGAGAGCATAGTGATTGCCGTGGTGTCAGGGTAATTGCAGTGCCTGCATTTCATCCATTTGCAAAGGATGCAATAGGGTTTATATTGCAAAAAGGGGATATTACGCTGTATTTCTCGGGCGATACACGGTATAATGAGCTTTTACATAAGGCTCTGACCCCTTACAAAGTCTCTATCGCCATGATACAGGTAGCTTGCTCCACCTATCCACTGGTAGGCAAGGATGGTATGGATTTAGAGGCGGCATCACACTTTGTTGAAAAAGTGAAACCTGAAATAGTAATACCCATACATTATCATATAAAGGGGAAATATCTTTCTTTAGAACAGTTGCAAAACTGGAATATAAAAGCCAAAAAGATCATTTTGCCCCACGGCACTGAATATGTTTTGCATTTGTAA
- a CDS encoding Nramp family divalent metal transporter, whose protein sequence is MIEKPPSGFNLIKVLGPGLVWSASAIGVSELVFATRSGALFGYLLLWAPIVSLIMKYAIFELVGRYTIATGENVLIAFAQVEIDCKLFKLKTGWVITLFWIVFIASVSGMAGIALSVGSCMYGLMPAISMEIATVCSIVTVGIILYLGSYHTLEKISRVLVFIMIVFLVYALIETAPDPAAMAYGLIPRAPFHTLRELVPLLGWTGAGAIGVVWYSLWIEGSKRGKADRSIDTDEDKNRIKKWIKINQIDLTVNTIITALLTVLFLVAGAVILYPKGIVPKGEQLGLQISHIAGESFGKAGEIVFLVGIFGTLFSTLLANIDGLCRVASNSVWYQRKKDGDVKLRYYRLFVFIYVIFTALFAVVFPAPVILLQISAIIDTVFLPLVIGLGIYICHRHLPNIYRPGKTLTITAIISALFFTFFIGLFIFAVIMKVNFSM, encoded by the coding sequence ATGATAGAAAAGCCGCCTTCCGGTTTTAATCTTATAAAGGTCCTTGGTCCCGGGCTTGTGTGGTCGGCAAGTGCCATTGGGGTGTCAGAGCTTGTGTTTGCTACCCGCTCTGGCGCGCTGTTTGGGTATTTGCTTTTGTGGGCGCCAATTGTTTCGCTTATTATGAAATATGCCATCTTTGAACTGGTAGGGCGTTACACTATTGCAACCGGTGAAAATGTCTTAATTGCTTTTGCGCAGGTTGAGATAGATTGCAAACTTTTTAAATTAAAAACAGGTTGGGTTATTACTCTTTTCTGGATAGTATTTATTGCCAGTGTTTCGGGGATGGCAGGAATAGCATTATCAGTTGGAAGCTGTATGTATGGGCTGATGCCAGCAATTTCTATGGAAATAGCAACGGTATGTTCGATAGTAACTGTTGGAATCATACTCTATTTAGGAAGCTATCATACACTGGAAAAGATATCCAGAGTGCTGGTTTTTATTATGATAGTGTTTCTGGTGTATGCGTTGATAGAGACAGCACCGGATCCAGCTGCAATGGCATATGGCCTTATACCACGGGCTCCATTCCATACATTACGTGAACTTGTTCCACTTTTGGGGTGGACAGGTGCAGGAGCAATTGGCGTTGTGTGGTATTCGCTATGGATAGAAGGTAGTAAAAGAGGAAAGGCTGATAGATCAATAGATACCGATGAGGATAAAAACAGGATTAAAAAATGGATAAAAATTAATCAAATAGATTTGACCGTAAATACTATTATTACTGCGCTTTTAACAGTACTATTTCTGGTTGCAGGAGCGGTCATATTGTATCCCAAAGGAATAGTTCCTAAAGGAGAGCAATTGGGTTTGCAGATATCACACATTGCAGGGGAGAGCTTTGGCAAAGCAGGTGAGATAGTTTTCCTTGTTGGAATATTTGGGACACTGTTTAGCACATTGCTTGCAAATATTGATGGATTATGCCGGGTTGCTTCCAATTCAGTGTGGTACCAGCGCAAGAAAGATGGTGATGTGAAATTACGCTATTATCGATTATTTGTTTTTATTTATGTTATATTTACCGCACTGTTTGCGGTTGTTTTTCCTGCACCGGTAATCTTATTGCAGATTTCTGCAATCATTGATACAGTTTTTCTTCCACTTGTTATTGGTTTAGGAATATATATTTGCCATAGACATCTACCAAATATATACAGGCCTGGTAAAACATTAACCATAACTGCTATTATCTCAGCACTTTTTTTCACATTTTTTATTGGACTATTTATCTTTGCTGTGATAATGAAAGTTAATTTTTCAATGTAA
- a CDS encoding NAD(P)-dependent oxidoreductase, translating into MKTVVVTGCSGYLGQHVVDALLRENYAIIGIDIKEAPKAGERNFRFIKGDIVDAECVMKACSKADAIVHCAAALAQFVKDEDRMYAINVTGTKNIIEACKRHTIRQLVFISSVEVYGIAVPVPCPEDVPLRPVCPYGEHKVEGERMCIQLAEKGHGVAILRPPTINGPGQNEPFLVEQMKAVKEGKPVILPGGGKTRLQMVDVRDVAKAIVLSLQKITKGLLVANIASDNVPTIRQMVKALFAHAGKKEKILSVPAPVARSIVRILSFFGVSPLEPQHLEIALRDYVFDNTRAKQVLGWYPTKNDIESAIDTYEWFVKTMVMSATII; encoded by the coding sequence ATGAAAACAGTCGTTGTTACAGGATGTTCAGGATATTTGGGACAGCATGTTGTAGATGCGTTGTTGCGTGAAAACTATGCTATCATTGGCATTGATATAAAAGAAGCACCAAAAGCGGGGGAACGTAACTTTAGGTTTATAAAAGGCGATATTGTTGATGCTGAATGTGTCATGAAGGCATGTAGCAAAGCAGATGCAATAGTTCACTGTGCGGCTGCACTTGCACAGTTTGTAAAAGATGAAGATAGAATGTATGCAATAAACGTAACAGGCACTAAAAATATCATTGAAGCATGTAAAAGGCATACAATACGGCAATTAGTATTTATCTCATCGGTTGAAGTTTATGGCATTGCTGTACCGGTTCCCTGTCCTGAGGACGTGCCGCTGCGTCCCGTGTGCCCGTATGGTGAACATAAAGTTGAAGGTGAGCGAATGTGTATTCAATTGGCTGAGAAAGGGCATGGTGTTGCTATTTTACGGCCACCAACAATTAATGGTCCTGGACAAAATGAACCTTTCCTGGTTGAGCAGATGAAGGCAGTAAAAGAAGGTAAACCGGTTATACTCCCCGGTGGAGGAAAAACACGATTGCAGATGGTAGATGTGCGGGATGTTGCTAAAGCCATTGTGCTTTCGCTACAGAAAATAACAAAAGGGCTGCTTGTTGCAAATATTGCAAGCGATAATGTCCCAACCATTCGCCAGATGGTAAAGGCATTGTTTGCCCATGCAGGAAAAAAGGAGAAGATCCTTTCAGTGCCTGCGCCAGTTGCACGTAGTATTGTACGCATTCTTTCGTTTTTTGGTGTATCACCACTTGAACCTCAGCACCTTGAGATAGCACTGCGCGATTATGTATTTGATAATACCAGGGCAAAGCAAGTATTGGGATGGTATCCCACTAAAAACGATATTGAAAGCGCCATTGATACGTATGAGTGGTTTGTAAAAACAATGGTCATGTCCGCCACAATCATTTGA